A window of Proteus columbae contains these coding sequences:
- a CDS encoding tellurium resistance protein TerW — MQLSTRQVRVFTLATLLSSGKKVPTIKIISALECSEPTLTRVLKEIRDSYGAEIKYSKASRAYQMTERGQLDSKALRRMREALSASEDLRHNGMTSRVYLDKDKKKSVSLSLKMSALRKIDRLSYLNNSTRSEAVELLVDHYIENLIQSTLAEIAEKEKEKKNSN, encoded by the coding sequence ATGCAATTAAGCACTCGTCAGGTCAGAGTCTTTACACTGGCAACCCTTTTAAGCTCAGGAAAAAAGGTTCCAACCATTAAGATTATTTCTGCTCTTGAATGCTCAGAGCCTACGTTAACTCGCGTATTAAAAGAGATAAGAGATTCTTATGGTGCTGAAATAAAATACAGCAAAGCCTCTCGTGCATATCAAATGACTGAACGAGGTCAACTCGATAGTAAGGCGTTACGCCGTATGCGTGAGGCATTATCCGCCAGCGAAGATCTACGCCACAATGGAATGACAAGCCGAGTTTATCTCGATAAAGATAAGAAGAAATCTGTTTCACTTTCATTAAAAATGTCAGCATTACGCAAGATTGATAGATTATCTTATTTAAATAATTCTACACGTAGTGAAGCTGTTGAATTATTAGTTGATCACTATATTGAAAATTTAATTCAATCAACACTCGCTGAAATAGCAGAGAAAGAAAAAGAAAAAAAGAATTCGAATTAA
- a CDS encoding phosphoribosyltransferase domain-containing protein, translating into MSDSSVYRRLLSCGTLSVTPNCSIELLDELFDIAERRNPKRAFLFVSKVLGRHIPVSPKKMRETYQKLARQFPDSLEGPVLFIGMAETAVGLGAGIFDEVRNRYQQAIYLTSTRHPVDKGELLCEFKENHSHATDHLLYLPTTAEQRQWVQKAKTVVLIDDEATTGNTFINLLSALREEGGLIHIEQVIAVTLTDWSGDSIAERSPLPIKTLSLVQGKWQWDADPNAPLPIMPNVNITASGQVAITGKQSWGRLGMTIPASDLGLSINASLGEKILVLGSGEFVWEPFLLAERLEKQGAIVKYSSTTRSPISTNFAIQSTITFTDNYGLGIPNFVYNVAHQQFDRILLCCETPAESIDSQLIEALNKVAPIVEVISYD; encoded by the coding sequence ATGAGTGACTCATCCGTTTATCGTCGCCTTCTTTCTTGTGGCACATTAAGTGTGACGCCAAATTGTTCTATTGAGTTACTTGATGAATTATTTGATATTGCAGAAAGACGCAATCCTAAGCGTGCATTTCTATTTGTCAGTAAAGTATTAGGTCGTCATATTCCTGTTTCACCGAAAAAAATGCGTGAAACCTACCAAAAACTTGCCCGTCAATTTCCTGACTCACTTGAAGGTCCTGTACTGTTTATTGGTATGGCAGAAACTGCGGTGGGTTTAGGTGCTGGCATTTTTGATGAAGTGAGAAATCGCTATCAACAAGCCATTTATTTAACATCAACACGTCATCCTGTTGATAAAGGTGAGTTGCTGTGTGAATTTAAAGAAAATCACAGCCACGCGACTGATCACTTACTCTATTTACCTACAACAGCAGAGCAACGCCAGTGGGTACAAAAAGCAAAAACCGTTGTATTAATTGATGATGAAGCGACTACGGGTAATACCTTTATCAACCTGCTTTCAGCACTACGTGAAGAAGGTGGATTAATCCATATTGAGCAGGTTATAGCAGTAACCTTAACCGATTGGAGTGGCGATTCTATCGCTGAGCGCTCCCCATTACCGATTAAAACCCTCTCTTTAGTTCAAGGAAAGTGGCAATGGGATGCCGATCCAAATGCGCCTTTACCTATTATGCCTAATGTTAATATCACTGCATCAGGGCAAGTTGCTATCACTGGTAAACAGAGCTGGGGTCGATTAGGGATGACAATACCCGCAAGCGATCTGGGTTTATCCATTAATGCTTCTTTAGGTGAAAAAATCCTTGTTTTAGGATCGGGAGAATTTGTTTGGGAGCCGTTTTTATTAGCTGAACGTCTTGAAAAACAAGGTGCTATCGTAAAATATAGTTCGACAACGCGTTCACCTATTTCAACTAATTTTGCCATTCAATCAACGATCACATTTACTGATAATTATGGTTTAGGTATTCCTAACTTCGTCTATAACGTGGCGCATCAACAATTTGATCGCATTTTGCTTTGTTGTGAAACACCAGCTGAAAGCATTGATAGCCAACTGATTGAAGCCCTCAATAAAGTTGCACCTATTGTTGAGGTAATTAGTTATGACTAA
- a CDS encoding TerD family protein has protein sequence MSISLKKGQGVSLKKNEYDLSSVTIGLGWDINEEKRGFLGGLFGKKSEEYDLDVIAFLCGENGKVNDLGQIEGGQPSLVNGDIIFFNSLQHKSGQIWLTGDNRTGAGDGDDEQIIVKLNTLDPKFTKIVFIVQIYNGRERQQHFGKVQNAFIRAVDAKNVEMARFDLSGGEAFNNQRSMLFAELVREDNGWKLNAIGEPSSSDSFISYLKDFA, from the coding sequence ATGTCTATTAGTTTAAAAAAAGGACAAGGTGTTAGTTTAAAGAAAAATGAATATGACCTTTCCTCTGTCACTATCGGTTTAGGCTGGGATATCAACGAAGAAAAACGCGGATTCCTTGGTGGGCTTTTTGGTAAAAAAAGCGAAGAATACGATTTAGATGTTATTGCCTTCTTATGTGGTGAAAATGGCAAAGTAAACGATTTAGGACAAATTGAAGGTGGGCAACCTTCTCTCGTTAATGGCGATATTATTTTCTTTAATAGCCTACAACACAAATCAGGACAAATTTGGCTAACGGGTGATAACCGAACAGGCGCAGGTGATGGCGATGATGAACAGATCATCGTGAAATTAAACACACTTGATCCTAAATTTACCAAAATTGTCTTTATTGTTCAGATTTACAATGGTCGAGAACGACAACAACATTTTGGTAAAGTACAAAACGCCTTTATCCGCGCTGTTGATGCGAAAAATGTAGAAATGGCTCGTTTTGATTTATCTGGAGGCGAAGCCTTCAACAACCAACGTTCAATGCTGTTTGCTGAATTAGTCAGAGAAGATAATGGCTGGAAACTGAACGCCATTGGTGAGCCTTCAAGTTCAGATAGCTTTATTTCTTACTTAAAGGATTTCGCCTAA
- a CDS encoding HpcH/HpaI aldolase/citrate lyase family protein — protein sequence MIERLSPWNLGATLYMPATRTDIAPTIINQKIEGLRSLIICLEDAVSDADIPVALENLAALLNTLAEHKKNSDCSHWPLLFIRPRHTEMGQWITENLDVSAIDGLVLPKFTQVSLPIWWNIIENTHLCMMPTLETEEVFDVIQMTELANHLLTHPCHNRIIALRIGGNDLMNVISLRRNRQLTLYDGPMGYVIKMLVAVFGARQFALTAPVCEHIDDHHIMDKELALDIANGLVGKTAIHPKQIHKIEQALMVSQSDHSDALRILNSTQAVFKSQGAMCEPATHRRWALSILTRAKIYGIIPNQQNNAQRFNAT from the coding sequence ATGATTGAACGATTATCCCCATGGAATTTAGGGGCAACGCTTTATATGCCCGCGACACGAACAGATATCGCACCCACAATCATCAACCAGAAAATTGAAGGGTTACGCTCTTTAATTATCTGTTTAGAAGATGCCGTGAGTGATGCAGATATTCCTGTTGCATTAGAAAACTTGGCGGCCTTATTAAATACCTTAGCAGAGCACAAAAAAAACAGCGATTGTAGCCATTGGCCACTGCTGTTTATTCGCCCTCGCCACACTGAAATGGGTCAATGGATCACTGAAAATCTTGATGTCAGTGCCATCGATGGGCTTGTTTTGCCTAAGTTCACACAAGTTTCTCTGCCAATTTGGTGGAATATTATTGAAAATACGCATTTATGTATGATGCCAACACTTGAAACAGAAGAAGTGTTTGATGTTATTCAAATGACAGAGCTTGCAAACCACCTACTGACTCACCCTTGCCATAACAGAATTATTGCATTACGTATTGGTGGTAATGATTTAATGAATGTCATTTCTCTTAGACGTAATCGCCAATTAACACTTTATGATGGCCCAATGGGTTACGTGATAAAAATGTTAGTTGCTGTCTTTGGTGCTCGCCAATTTGCCCTCACAGCACCTGTTTGTGAGCATATTGATGATCACCATATTATGGACAAAGAGCTGGCGCTTGATATTGCTAATGGCCTTGTAGGTAAAACAGCGATCCATCCAAAGCAAATTCATAAAATTGAACAAGCTCTCATGGTGTCTCAATCCGATCATTCAGATGCATTACGTATTTTAAATTCAACACAAGCCGTCTTTAAATCACAAGGTGCAATGTGTGAACCAGCAACACATCGTCGCTGGGCATTGAGTATTTTAACCAGAGCTAAAATTTATGGCATTATTCCTAACCAACAAAATAATGCTCAACGTTTTAACGCAACATAA
- a CDS encoding vWA domain-containing protein — protein sequence MRRLPVYLLLDTSTSMYGEPIAAVKNGVEMLLSTLRQDPYALETAYISIITFDSTAQQVVPLTDLINFKVPDLVASGTTALGSALTLVSSRIEKEVQKTTAETKGDWRPLVFVMTDGAPTDDWKKGVEKFKAARTGVVIACAAGQSAQTDVLKNITEIVLQLDTADSNTIKSFFKWVSASISVGSQKVDLTKKDISDLDDLPPPPPEVNVVL from the coding sequence ATGAGAAGATTGCCAGTTTACCTTTTGCTTGATACATCGACTTCCATGTATGGAGAGCCTATTGCAGCAGTAAAAAATGGCGTTGAAATGCTCTTATCAACACTACGCCAAGATCCTTACGCATTAGAAACTGCTTATATTTCTATCATCACCTTTGACTCAACCGCACAACAGGTTGTGCCACTCACTGATTTAATCAATTTTAAAGTACCTGATTTAGTCGCAAGTGGAACAACAGCATTAGGTTCTGCGCTCACTTTAGTTTCTAGTCGTATTGAAAAAGAAGTACAAAAAACTACAGCTGAAACAAAAGGAGATTGGCGTCCGTTAGTTTTTGTGATGACAGATGGTGCCCCTACAGACGATTGGAAAAAAGGCGTTGAGAAATTTAAAGCGGCACGCACTGGCGTTGTTATTGCGTGTGCAGCAGGACAATCAGCACAAACTGATGTACTAAAAAATATCACTGAAATTGTATTACAGCTAGATACTGCGGACTCCAATACCATTAAGTCATTCTTTAAGTGGGTTTCAGCTAGTATTTCTGTCGGTAGTCAAAAAGTCGATTTAACTAAGAAAGATATTAGTGATCTTGATGACTTACCACCACCACCTCCTGAGGTTAACGTTGTACTTTAA
- a CDS encoding cysteine protease StiP family protein: MMDHKPFSGSYVSGDVDFLLQPVNIEMTPVELKEELIQSGKRHYSDMLSQEPEPTTWHLDLFEKALETGATRLATEVIMLAKSLIERFGDTPIILTSLVRAGVPLGVMLQQTLRKMGKTSYHYGISIIRDRGIDSEALSWIEQRHGTEGIVFVDGWTGKGAITGELIRSLSGRKGYPAQPRLVVLADPCGCAWLSASDEDWLIPFGIMGAPVSGLISRSIWTEEGFHGFVDCQHLKQYECSRYLVDTVGKVVDALIDNDIPLATFKEQQSDLKKLSENVVSSLANKYDISNINRIKPGIAEATRAVLRRVPDHVLVREITDPDVALLVYLAQEKNIAVIETGQALGQYRAVTIIKKVK; encoded by the coding sequence ATGATGGATCATAAGCCTTTTTCTGGCTCTTATGTATCAGGAGATGTCGATTTCTTACTTCAACCGGTTAATATCGAAATGACGCCCGTTGAGTTAAAAGAAGAGCTGATACAATCGGGTAAGCGCCACTATTCTGACATGCTAAGTCAAGAGCCAGAGCCAACAACATGGCATCTAGATCTCTTTGAAAAAGCGCTAGAAACAGGTGCTACACGCTTAGCAACTGAAGTCATAATGTTGGCTAAATCACTGATTGAACGCTTTGGTGATACCCCAATTATCTTGACAAGCCTTGTTCGTGCAGGTGTTCCTTTAGGTGTCATGTTGCAACAAACATTACGTAAAATGGGAAAAACCTCTTATCACTACGGCATTAGTATTATTCGAGATAGAGGCATTGATAGCGAAGCGCTTTCATGGATAGAACAACGCCACGGTACAGAAGGTATTGTGTTTGTCGATGGATGGACAGGAAAAGGCGCTATTACAGGTGAACTTATTCGTTCGTTATCCGGGCGAAAAGGCTATCCAGCTCAGCCTCGTCTTGTCGTCCTTGCTGATCCTTGTGGCTGTGCATGGTTAAGTGCCAGCGATGAAGATTGGCTTATCCCATTTGGGATCATGGGAGCGCCTGTTTCAGGATTAATTTCACGTTCAATTTGGACTGAAGAAGGCTTTCACGGTTTTGTGGATTGCCAACATTTAAAACAGTATGAATGCAGTCGTTACCTTGTTGATACTGTTGGAAAAGTCGTTGATGCATTAATCGATAACGATATTCCACTAGCTACATTTAAAGAACAACAATCAGACTTAAAAAAGCTGAGCGAAAACGTCGTTAGTTCACTTGCAAACAAATATGATATTTCAAATATCAATCGTATAAAACCTGGTATTGCTGAAGCCACACGCGCTGTTTTACGCCGTGTACCTGATCATGTTCTTGTGAGAGAAATAACCGATCCTGATGTCGCGTTACTGGTTTATCTTGCGCAGGAAAAAAATATTGCTGTTATTGAAACAGGGCAAGCGCTTGGTCAATATCGTGCAGTGACTATCATTAAAAAGGTGAAATAA
- a CDS encoding ATP-grasp domain-containing protein: protein MNNTIWFMEGLSSQRDIIQSVKDFAKQQHQEIFVLASHRHTRNEILSLADGAFYEPLEETLRLQFIDDVVRQHQVSAIHTGRNSAWFELHRQEIESFGVKLTTGATQLEQLQLADNKVAFAQAMEQCELPAVPSIYIESIDELETHIKEPPFGEIPLCIKPVKGIYGMGFWRFDNQVSPIALFNHPENRQVNPQQYLDALKAVEHFEPLVLMPYLPGPEYSVDMVVEQGNVIAAVARRKEGAIQHLEISGEAYELGKACATAMKADGLVNVQTRNNHQGRPLLLEINMRPSGGIGYTQHCGINLAGIFALRQLGLITIEEAEAQNNHFTPTKIRSITDSIVFNSALTNLISTDNN, encoded by the coding sequence ATGAATAACACAATTTGGTTTATGGAAGGTTTATCATCACAACGCGATATAATTCAAAGTGTTAAAGACTTTGCAAAACAGCAGCACCAAGAGATCTTTGTGCTAGCATCTCATCGTCATACACGAAATGAGATTTTATCGCTTGCTGATGGGGCTTTTTATGAACCTCTTGAAGAGACATTACGCTTACAATTTATCGATGATGTTGTGAGACAGCATCAAGTCAGTGCCATTCACACCGGTCGTAATAGCGCATGGTTTGAATTACACCGCCAAGAAATTGAGTCATTTGGGGTAAAATTAACAACTGGGGCCACACAACTTGAACAGCTTCAGTTAGCTGATAATAAAGTTGCATTTGCACAAGCGATGGAACAATGTGAGCTTCCAGCAGTACCTTCTATTTACATTGAATCTATCGATGAATTAGAAACGCATATAAAAGAGCCTCCTTTTGGCGAAATACCTTTATGCATTAAACCTGTAAAAGGGATTTATGGTATGGGTTTTTGGCGCTTTGATAATCAAGTTTCACCGATAGCACTGTTTAATCACCCAGAAAATCGTCAAGTCAATCCTCAACAATATCTTGATGCATTAAAGGCGGTTGAACATTTTGAACCTTTAGTCTTAATGCCTTATTTGCCTGGCCCTGAATACTCTGTTGATATGGTGGTTGAACAAGGTAATGTTATTGCAGCTGTAGCTCGACGCAAAGAGGGTGCAATACAACATCTAGAAATCTCAGGCGAGGCTTATGAATTAGGTAAAGCGTGCGCAACGGCGATGAAAGCCGATGGTCTTGTGAATGTGCAAACTCGAAATAATCATCAAGGCCGCCCACTCTTACTTGAAATTAATATGCGCCCTTCTGGTGGTATTGGTTATACCCAACATTGTGGAATTAATCTTGCAGGTATTTTTGCTTTACGCCAATTAGGATTAATAACTATTGAAGAAGCTGAAGCCCAAAATAACCATTTTACACCAACAAAAATACGCTCAATCACCGATTCTATTGTTTTCAATTCAGCGTTAACAAACTTAATCAGTACGGATAATAATTAA